The nucleotide sequence CCGAGATGCTTTCGAGCGGCGAGATCACCGTCCTCGACGTCTCCGGGCTCGATTCCGCGCCGATGAACGCCGTCTGTCGCGGCGTTGGCGAGGCGCTGTACCGCGCCAGCGTGCGTGACACCATCGATCGCCTGCCGTGGCTGCTGGTCGACGAGGCACACACGTTCTTCGACGGCGTTGCCAGGAGTGCCCTCGAAACGATACTCACGCGAGGGCGTGCACCCGGCGTGAGCCTCGTCTCGGCGACCCAGCGGCCGAGTGCTGTCCCGGACGTGGGGATCTCTCAGTCGGACGTACTCGTCTCGCATCGACTGACTGCGGGGGCCGATCTCGATGCGCTCACGCGGGCGCAGCCGACGTATCTGAACGGGTCGCTTTCCGATCGAATGCCGACCGAACCCGGCAATGTCGTCATCATCGACGACGCGACAGAAACGGTCCACGCAGCCCAGGTTCGCGACCGCGAGACGCCACACGGCGGCGACAGCCCGTCTGTGAGCGAAATGGATGTATCGGACGGCAGTCCGTTCGGGAGCAAAACGGCCATGGATTAAATCATGCGGCTGACGCTCGTCCCTCGCGATTCGGCTCCGATGATGAGAGACAGGCCACTAATCTGTCGGTGCAGAGCGGACAAACTGCGTCGGTCAAATCCGCCGCGTTTCTCGACATACCGGTGGGAACTGTCTCGACAGATGATGAATGAGTGTGAGCGTCCCCAGACGCAATGATCCGATACGTTCTCGCGATAATCCTGACCACTGCACTGCTGGGAATCGGCGTTGCAGGCGTCGATCACGCCGCGACCGTCAGGAGCGAACAGCAGGTCGAAAATCAGATCGCCAAACTGGAAACGGCGGCGATGTCACTCCTCGAAACCGAAGAGCCGACACCACGGGGACAGAAGGGGCCACGACGCATCGTCGAACTCGATCTCCCGTCCGCTGGGTTCGCGTCCAAAACAGTCGACACGTTCCGAATCCGCCCGGATCCACGTGGCGTCTCAATCATCGAATACCGCGTTGACGAGCGAATGACACGAACGGAACACGTTGAGGCCACCATCAGGAACACGGACAGCTCGAACGGGATGACAGCGTTCGGTGACCACACAGGAACCGTGACAGTCGCCCTCTCACTTTCGCAAGCAAGCGACAGCCCTGACAACGATCGAGAGGTGTACATCGCCCTTCGTGTGGTGTCGAGAAATGAGTGATTCCAGTGGGGAATCGGCACTGCACCGTCGCGATCTGGACGTGCGGTGCGTGCGTTTATAATGGAGTGGGCAGCCAGCATCGCCATGCCGGATACGCCCGC is from Halorhabdus sp. BNX81 and encodes:
- a CDS encoding DUF87 domain-containing protein; the protein is MTFVIGRGEATDEALPKMRLGAYRALDGSHGADLYLDLDGPHSILVVGKRGYGKSYTLGVIAEGLSRTAGVAPTVIDPMGVFTSLASDSSSDSGHDSIAGTVMDDPAVIPDSLDPRSWCALLGLDPESGAGSLVWQAAQERSTLAGMATSVTERDAPARDERAAVNHLRLAESWGVFDENGIDAEMLSSGEITVLDVSGLDSAPMNAVCRGVGEALYRASVRDTIDRLPWLLVDEAHTFFDGVARSALETILTRGRAPGVSLVSATQRPSAVPDVGISQSDVLVSHRLTAGADLDALTRAQPTYLNGSLSDRMPTEPGNVVIIDDATETVHAAQVRDRETPHGGDSPSVSEMDVSDGSPFGSKTAMD